A stretch of the Porifericola rhodea genome encodes the following:
- a CDS encoding sugar porter family MFS transporter, translated as MWGVVLTQTNSSKLTPLFMKKNTYVLAITVIAALGGFLFGFDTAVISGANPFIQKYFQLDAVSLGWAVSSVIVGCIIGAFSAGFTSDLFGRKKVLIATAILFSFSAIGTALATSFNFFVIARIIGGIGVGAASALSPTYIAEIAPADKRGRLVSVNQLTIVIGILVVYFTNLLFANTFGDESWRWMLGSEALPALLFFVLLFFIPESPRWLYKNNQPDKAREVLRKLEGENQVQHELKEIEETLHEPHEKVAFGDLFKGKMSKVMMVGIILAMLQQLVGINAIIYYAPNIFASAGAGLESALAQTVAIGAVNLTFTFVAIYLVDRIGRKPLLLAGSVGMTVSLSFLVFSFMSNTPGGYGILFSILGYIASFAATHAAVMWVVVSEIFPNKFRGSAMSVSLFMHWSSTYLVTQTFPWLLENKGGAFSFGIFAIISALSFFFVWFFVPETKGKSLEQIEKELV; from the coding sequence ATTTGGGGAGTCGTTTTAACACAAACTAACTCAAGCAAACTCACACCTTTATTTATGAAAAAAAATACTTATGTCCTGGCAATAACTGTCATTGCTGCTCTGGGCGGGTTTCTTTTCGGATTTGATACGGCAGTTATATCAGGAGCCAATCCTTTTATCCAGAAGTACTTTCAGTTAGATGCTGTTTCGCTAGGCTGGGCAGTTTCCAGTGTAATTGTAGGATGTATCATTGGGGCATTTTCAGCGGGTTTTACCAGTGACCTTTTCGGTAGAAAAAAAGTACTGATTGCTACTGCCATCTTATTCTCATTTTCAGCAATAGGTACAGCCCTGGCTACCAGTTTTAATTTCTTTGTGATTGCCAGAATTATAGGAGGAATAGGAGTAGGAGCAGCTTCGGCACTTTCCCCTACCTACATAGCAGAAATAGCTCCCGCCGATAAAAGAGGCCGTCTGGTATCGGTCAACCAGCTTACAATCGTAATTGGTATCTTAGTGGTGTATTTTACTAACCTTTTGTTTGCCAATACCTTTGGAGATGAAAGCTGGCGCTGGATGTTGGGAAGTGAAGCATTACCCGCATTACTTTTCTTTGTATTGCTCTTTTTTATACCTGAAAGCCCACGCTGGCTCTACAAAAACAATCAGCCAGACAAAGCACGTGAGGTCTTAAGAAAACTGGAAGGAGAGAACCAGGTTCAGCACGAACTCAAAGAGATAGAAGAGACGCTACATGAGCCACATGAAAAAGTCGCCTTTGGTGACCTTTTTAAAGGAAAGATGAGCAAAGTTATGATGGTAGGCATCATCCTGGCTATGCTTCAACAGTTAGTCGGTATTAATGCGATTATCTACTATGCCCCTAATATTTTTGCCAGCGCAGGCGCCGGGTTGGAGTCAGCACTTGCTCAGACTGTTGCCATAGGAGCTGTAAACCTAACCTTTACATTTGTAGCCATTTACCTGGTAGACCGTATTGGTAGAAAACCTTTGCTGCTAGCAGGTTCAGTAGGAATGACGGTATCATTAAGTTTCCTGGTGTTTTCTTTCATGTCTAATACTCCTGGCGGTTATGGTATTTTATTTTCAATACTAGGCTATATCGCTTCTTTTGCCGCTACCCATGCCGCAGTTATGTGGGTGGTAGTATCGGAAATATTTCCTAACAAATTCAGAGGTTCTGCCATGTCTGTTTCATTGTTTATGCACTGGAGTTCAACCTATCTGGTTACCCAGACTTTTCCCTGGTTACTGGAAAATAAAGGTGGCGCATTCTCTTTCGGTATATTTGCCATCATCAGTGCGTTAAGTTTCTTCTTTGTTTGGTTCTTTGTTCCCGAAACAAAAGGAAAATCACTGGAGCAGATAGAAAAAGAACTGGTATAA
- a CDS encoding sugar kinase — MSNKKVVTFGEIMLRLATPGYLRFTQATEFEATYGGGEANVAVSLANYGLSPQFVTRLPKNDIGAAALSTLRKYNVGTDHIAYGGDRLGIYFLESGAVSRGSKVVYDRANSALSEIQPGMIDWNKALEGAEWFHWTGITPAVSQGAADVCLEGIKAANAKGITVSTDLNYRKNLWKYGKSASDVMPELVEGCDVILGNEEDAEKVFGIHPEGVDVTKGHVEAAAYESVCKQLMERFPRAKKAIITLRGSISASHNSWSGVLYNGSKLFEAPTYQITHIVDRVGGGDSFMGGLIYGLLTYPEDDQKALNFAVAASCLKHTVKGDFNLVTVDEVEKLMSGDASGRVSR, encoded by the coding sequence ATGAGCAACAAGAAAGTAGTCACTTTTGGAGAAATTATGTTAAGACTGGCGACACCTGGTTACCTGCGTTTTACGCAAGCAACAGAATTTGAAGCCACCTACGGTGGTGGTGAGGCAAATGTAGCTGTATCGCTGGCAAACTATGGACTTTCACCTCAGTTTGTAACAAGACTCCCTAAAAATGACATTGGCGCAGCTGCACTTTCTACGCTAAGAAAGTATAATGTAGGTACCGACCATATTGCTTACGGTGGAGATCGTCTGGGTATCTATTTTCTGGAATCAGGAGCGGTAAGCCGTGGTAGCAAAGTAGTGTATGACCGCGCTAACTCCGCACTGTCAGAGATTCAACCCGGTATGATTGATTGGAACAAGGCCCTGGAAGGTGCTGAGTGGTTTCACTGGACTGGTATTACCCCAGCGGTATCTCAGGGTGCTGCTGATGTGTGCCTGGAAGGGATCAAAGCTGCTAATGCAAAAGGAATTACCGTATCTACTGACCTAAACTACCGTAAAAACCTTTGGAAATATGGTAAAAGTGCATCTGATGTGATGCCCGAACTTGTAGAAGGTTGCGATGTTATCCTGGGAAATGAAGAAGATGCTGAAAAAGTTTTTGGAATTCACCCGGAAGGTGTTGACGTAACGAAGGGCCATGTAGAAGCTGCGGCTTACGAGTCGGTATGCAAACAACTGATGGAGCGCTTCCCCAGGGCGAAAAAAGCAATTATCACATTAAGAGGTTCTATCAGCGCAAGTCATAACAGCTGGTCAGGAGTACTTTATAATGGCAGCAAACTATTTGAAGCTCCTACTTATCAAATCACTCACATTGTAGACCGTGTAGGTGGTGGCGACTCTTTTATGGGAGGCCTGATTTACGGACTACTTACCTACCCTGAAGATGATCAGAAAGCACTTAATTTTGCAGTTGCAGCTTCTTGCCTGAAACATACCGTTAAAGGTGACTTTAACCTGGTAACTGTAGACGAGGTAGAGAAACTGATGAGCGGAGACGCATCGGGTAGAGTATCTCGCTAA
- a CDS encoding bifunctional 4-hydroxy-2-oxoglutarate aldolase/2-dehydro-3-deoxy-phosphogluconate aldolase: MARFTRIEVALKMKETGIVPVFFHKDLEVCKAVVKACYEGGLRVFEYTNRGDYAHEVFSELNKFAEKETPDMIMGVGSIVEPGTASLYMQLGANFIVSPVLNPEMAKVCNRRKVSWSPGCGSLSEINYAEELGAEVVKIFPGTEVGGPSFVKSVKAPHPWSSIMPTGGVSPTEENLSAWFNAGVHCVGMGSKLITKEIIAQKDYDTLKNKVKEAMDIVRKLR; encoded by the coding sequence ATGGCAAGATTTACCAGAATAGAAGTAGCCCTTAAAATGAAGGAAACCGGTATAGTACCTGTTTTTTTTCATAAAGATCTGGAAGTTTGTAAAGCAGTAGTTAAAGCCTGTTACGAAGGTGGGCTAAGAGTTTTTGAATACACTAATCGTGGCGACTATGCTCATGAAGTATTTTCTGAGCTGAACAAATTTGCTGAAAAAGAAACACCTGACATGATTATGGGTGTAGGTTCAATTGTAGAGCCAGGCACTGCCTCTTTGTATATGCAGTTGGGTGCTAACTTTATCGTTTCGCCGGTGCTTAACCCTGAGATGGCAAAAGTATGCAACCGTAGAAAAGTATCCTGGTCACCGGGTTGTGGGTCACTTTCAGAAATCAATTATGCTGAAGAGCTAGGTGCTGAGGTTGTTAAGATTTTTCCAGGAACAGAAGTAGGTGGTCCTTCATTTGTAAAAAGTGTAAAAGCTCCTCACCCCTGGAGTAGTATTATGCCCACCGGAGGCGTATCCCCTACAGAGGAAAACCTTTCGGCATGGTTTAATGCTGGCGTACATTGTGTTGGCATGGGCTCTAAACTAATTACCAAAGAAATTATAGCTCAGAAAGATTACGATACCTTAAAAAATAAGGTGAAAGAAGCTATGGACATTGTTCGTAAACTAAGATAA
- the uxaC gene encoding glucuronate isomerase has translation MKAFLDQNFLLQTETAQKLYHEHAKKMPIIDYHCHLPPDQIAADKKFRNLTEIWLYGDHYKWRAMRSNGVAEKYCTGDADDLQKFKQYAATVPYTLRNPLYHWTHLELQRYFGIDTLLNEDSAEEIYYNCTEQLQQDEMSCRNLLRKMNVKVVCTTDDPVHSLEHHAQLREEGFEIKVLPTFRADKAMAVDHQESYNTYLNELENVSGVKISHYDDLLEAIRIRHDFFAEAGCKLSDHGIENFIAEDYTQEEVKKSFQKIRSEKNLDKCAIDKLKSAILYELAKLDHEKGWTQQFHVGAMRNNSSRMMKNLGPDTGFDSIGDYRIGTPMSRFFDRLDSSNQLAKTIIYNLNPRDNYLVGTMIGNFNDGSTPGKMQFGSGWWFLDQKEGMEMQMNALSNLGLLGRFVGMLTDSRSFLSYPRHEYFRRILCNLLGNDVENGELPHDMNLLGQTVENISYNNAKSFFNF, from the coding sequence ATGAAGGCGTTTTTAGACCAAAATTTCCTATTACAAACCGAGACTGCTCAAAAGCTCTATCATGAGCATGCCAAGAAGATGCCCATCATTGATTATCATTGCCATCTTCCGCCTGACCAGATAGCAGCAGACAAAAAATTTAGAAACCTGACGGAAATTTGGCTGTATGGTGATCATTACAAATGGAGAGCTATGCGATCAAATGGTGTTGCAGAAAAGTATTGCACTGGCGACGCAGACGATCTGCAAAAGTTTAAACAATATGCTGCAACAGTACCCTATACCCTCCGTAATCCTCTTTACCACTGGACACACCTGGAGCTTCAACGTTATTTTGGCATTGATACTCTGCTAAACGAAGATAGCGCGGAAGAAATTTATTATAACTGCACCGAACAACTTCAGCAAGATGAGATGAGCTGTCGTAATCTTCTTAGAAAGATGAACGTAAAAGTAGTTTGCACTACTGATGATCCTGTTCATTCTTTAGAGCATCATGCACAGTTGAGAGAAGAAGGCTTTGAGATTAAAGTGCTACCCACATTTAGAGCAGATAAAGCAATGGCCGTAGACCATCAGGAGTCTTACAACACTTACCTGAATGAGTTGGAGAACGTGTCGGGAGTTAAAATTTCTCATTACGATGACTTACTGGAAGCCATCAGGATCAGACATGATTTTTTTGCTGAAGCTGGTTGCAAACTATCTGACCATGGTATAGAAAACTTTATCGCAGAGGATTATACTCAGGAAGAGGTTAAAAAGTCATTTCAAAAAATACGTTCTGAAAAAAATTTAGACAAGTGCGCAATCGATAAACTTAAGTCTGCCATACTTTATGAGTTAGCTAAACTAGATCATGAAAAAGGCTGGACACAGCAGTTTCATGTGGGTGCCATGCGAAACAACAGTAGCCGAATGATGAAGAACCTGGGACCAGATACAGGTTTTGATTCTATAGGTGACTATCGTATTGGTACGCCTATGTCTCGCTTTTTTGACCGCTTAGACTCCAGCAATCAGTTAGCCAAAACCATTATTTATAACTTAAACCCACGTGACAATTATCTGGTAGGAACCATGATCGGTAATTTTAACGATGGGTCTACACCTGGCAAAATGCAGTTCGGCTCAGGATGGTGGTTCCTAGATCAGAAAGAAGGAATGGAAATGCAAATGAATGCTCTTTCTAACCTAGGATTGCTAGGCAGGTTTGTGGGAATGCTTACCGATTCTCGCAGCTTTCTTTCTTACCCAAGACATGAATATTTTCGCCGAATTCTCTGTAACTTGCTAGGGAATGACGTAGAAAACGGAGAATTACCTCATGACATGAACCTACTGGGACAGACCGTAGAAAATATCAGCTACAACAACGCCAAATCTTTTTTTAATTTTTGA
- a CDS encoding TlpA family protein disulfide reductase, which yields MRQSLAILILLFSFHMLLAQDIPTYKFTDLERKISKESAEKTLVLNFWATWCAPCIKELPYFESLHQEGEDLDVKVLLVSLDMAKDKAEKFVEKKQLQSEVVYLDEVDFNAWINKISPDWSGAIPATLFVKPGGKQMFYEGQFTKEELYDKVKSFSYQND from the coding sequence ATGCGACAAAGTCTGGCTATACTTATACTATTATTTTCTTTTCATATGCTACTTGCGCAGGATATACCTACTTATAAATTCACAGATCTGGAACGCAAAATAAGTAAGGAATCTGCCGAAAAAACACTAGTGCTTAATTTTTGGGCTACCTGGTGTGCTCCCTGTATAAAAGAGCTACCTTATTTTGAAAGCCTTCATCAGGAGGGTGAAGACCTTGATGTTAAAGTCTTGCTAGTAAGCCTTGACATGGCTAAAGACAAAGCGGAAAAATTCGTAGAAAAAAAGCAACTTCAATCTGAGGTCGTTTACCTAGATGAGGTGGACTTTAATGCGTGGATTAATAAAATTTCTCCTGATTGGAGTGGAGCTATTCCTGCAACTCTTTTTGTTAAACCAGGAGGCAAACAAATGTTTTATGAAGGACAATTTACCAAAGAAGAATTATATGATAAAGTAAAATCTTTTTCGTACCAAAATGATTAA
- a CDS encoding ROK family protein, with product MKPLWGIDLGGTKIEGVILKNAEDPEVLLRTRIPTEQAGGYEHIISRIKSLIDQMKEESGMTVEHIGIGTPGTVDPLTGLHKNSNTTCLNDKYFHADLQKALGVQLSMANDANCFALAEARMGVVKQQMPEANVVFGVIMGTGVGGGVVINGRVLPGRQGIGGEWGHNFLDESGGIAYTGRKGVVETILSGPALEKYYHSVSGEQKTLKEIAQLHQKGTDKFATETINRLTHFFGLGISVVINILDPDAIVLGGGVGNIDLLYTEGVASAQKFVFNNRLDTRFFKPALGDSAGVFGAAMLTA from the coding sequence ATGAAACCTCTATGGGGAATTGACCTTGGCGGAACTAAAATAGAAGGAGTGATTCTAAAAAACGCGGAGGATCCGGAAGTACTTTTGCGTACCAGAATACCGACTGAACAAGCCGGTGGTTATGAGCATATCATTTCGCGGATTAAGTCGCTTATTGATCAGATGAAAGAAGAGTCAGGTATGACAGTTGAACATATTGGTATAGGTACCCCTGGTACTGTAGATCCTCTAACTGGTCTTCACAAAAATAGTAACACTACCTGCCTGAATGATAAATACTTTCATGCCGACTTACAAAAAGCATTAGGCGTACAGTTAAGTATGGCTAATGATGCAAATTGCTTTGCTTTAGCTGAGGCTCGCATGGGCGTAGTGAAGCAGCAGATGCCCGAAGCTAATGTAGTATTCGGAGTTATTATGGGTACTGGAGTTGGTGGTGGAGTGGTGATCAACGGTAGAGTCTTGCCGGGCAGGCAGGGAATAGGTGGCGAATGGGGACACAATTTTCTTGATGAGTCGGGGGGGATAGCCTATACCGGCAGAAAAGGAGTGGTGGAAACTATACTTTCTGGCCCGGCACTGGAAAAGTATTATCACTCGGTTAGTGGAGAGCAAAAAACTTTAAAGGAGATAGCTCAACTACATCAAAAGGGCACGGATAAGTTTGCTACCGAAACTATCAACAGGCTTACGCATTTTTTTGGCCTAGGCATATCTGTTGTCATCAATATATTAGATCCTGACGCAATAGTTTTAGGAGGAGGCGTGGGCAATATTGACCTTTTGTATACGGAGGGAGTAGCTTCAGCGCAAAAATTTGTCTTTAATAACCGATTGGATACTCGCTTTTTCAAACCTGCTTTGGGAGATAGTGCAGGAGTATTCGGAGCCGCTATGCTGACCGCCTAA
- a CDS encoding TRAP transporter large permease, producing the protein MYLLEILILVLSFVILLGLGVPIAFSIGISAMLTMLVSISAMPSFTTIAQRMATGLDSFALLAIPFFILAGQLMNRGGIAAKLIDFAKVLVGRLPGGLAYVNIIAAMLFGAISGSAVAAASAIGGIMNPRMVKEGYSKPFSAAVNITSATTGMIIPPSNILIVYSLASGGVSIAALFVAGYIPGMIVGLALMIVAGVFAYRKGYSVGESVSLKEGILKFLDAIPSLVLLVLVIGGIIAGFFTATEASAVAVLYTLVLSMLVYRKVKWKDLPEIFLQTVNTTSIVMILIGTSVGMSWVMSYENLPQGVSNALLSISDNPIVVLLLINLILLFVGIFMDMTPAVLIFTPIFLPVVTELGMDPTHFGIVMVLNLCIGLCTPPVGSVLFVGCSVAKIGIDKVIRPLLPLFIAMVVALIIVTYIPALSLWLPSLFGL; encoded by the coding sequence ATGTATCTCTTAGAAATTCTTATACTCGTACTCAGCTTTGTCATTCTTCTGGGCTTAGGCGTGCCCATTGCGTTTAGTATTGGTATCTCGGCCATGCTTACTATGTTGGTTAGTATTTCTGCCATGCCCTCTTTTACTACTATTGCACAAAGAATGGCAACCGGACTTGATAGCTTTGCCTTGCTCGCTATTCCCTTTTTTATATTAGCCGGACAGCTCATGAACCGGGGGGGTATAGCAGCCAAGTTGATAGATTTTGCAAAAGTACTGGTTGGCAGATTACCCGGTGGACTGGCTTATGTCAACATTATTGCCGCCATGCTTTTTGGAGCAATTTCCGGCTCAGCTGTAGCTGCCGCCTCAGCCATTGGTGGAATCATGAACCCCAGAATGGTTAAGGAAGGATACTCCAAACCCTTTAGTGCCGCGGTTAATATTACTTCGGCTACTACCGGGATGATCATCCCTCCCTCTAATATTCTGATTGTATACTCACTGGCTAGTGGAGGTGTATCCATAGCAGCCCTCTTTGTTGCTGGTTATATTCCGGGCATGATCGTAGGACTTGCACTAATGATAGTAGCAGGTGTATTTGCCTATCGTAAAGGTTATAGTGTAGGTGAGTCTGTTTCTTTAAAAGAAGGTATTTTAAAGTTTTTAGACGCTATTCCAAGTCTGGTATTACTGGTATTAGTAATTGGCGGAATTATAGCCGGTTTCTTTACAGCTACTGAGGCCTCTGCCGTAGCGGTACTCTACACCCTGGTATTGTCAATGCTTGTCTACCGTAAAGTAAAATGGAAAGATCTGCCTGAAATATTTCTACAAACTGTCAATACAACATCTATTGTAATGATACTCATAGGCACCTCAGTTGGAATGTCGTGGGTAATGTCTTACGAAAACCTGCCTCAGGGCGTTAGTAATGCGCTTCTTTCTATCAGCGATAATCCAATTGTGGTTTTACTTCTAATCAACCTGATACTGCTGTTTGTGGGTATATTTATGGATATGACTCCAGCAGTACTTATTTTTACGCCTATTTTTTTACCGGTGGTCACTGAACTGGGTATGGACCCCACGCATTTTGGAATTGTTATGGTGCTTAACTTATGTATAGGCCTTTGTACGCCTCCAGTAGGTTCGGTATTATTTGTGGGTTGTAGCGTAGCAAAGATTGGTATAGATAAAGTAATACGACCGTTACTCCCTCTTTTTATCGCTATGGTAGTTGCACTAATTATTGTTACTTATATTCCTGCGCTTAGTCTGTGGTTACCTTCTCTATTCGGATTGTAG
- a CDS encoding TRAP transporter substrate-binding protein: MLILRWTSTLLLLSTILLVILPSCNRISGVRTLKIAHSNDASHPVHQGMLYLAERAEEKSGGKLKINVYPSAQLGQERECIELLQIGSLAMTKSSAAVMEGFAPNYKVLSLPYIFRNKEHQFEVLDGEVGKELMLEGEKYWLRGVTFYDAGSRSFYTKDAPVEEPDDLVGKKIRVMPSNTAINMVKELGGSPTPISYGELYTALQQGVVDAAENNPPSFYFSRHYEVCKFYSLNEHTAIPDILLISTIVWNTLSEQEQQWLQEAAEESAVYQRELWAKSEKESLEAVKAAGVTITYPDKSKFAEKVKPLYETYKDQEEVYDLIQRIQAVKP, encoded by the coding sequence ATGCTAATACTACGTTGGACATCAACGCTACTATTGCTTTCCACAATTTTACTGGTAATCCTCCCCTCCTGTAATCGGATTTCAGGGGTGCGCACACTCAAGATCGCTCACTCTAACGATGCATCTCACCCTGTACATCAGGGAATGCTTTATCTGGCAGAAAGAGCAGAAGAGAAATCGGGAGGTAAGCTAAAAATTAATGTCTACCCCAGCGCTCAACTTGGTCAGGAAAGGGAATGCATTGAGCTGCTTCAAATTGGTAGCCTTGCCATGACAAAAAGCTCTGCCGCGGTAATGGAAGGCTTTGCACCTAACTATAAAGTACTCTCACTTCCCTATATTTTTCGTAATAAGGAACATCAGTTTGAAGTACTGGATGGTGAAGTAGGTAAAGAACTGATGCTGGAAGGCGAAAAATACTGGCTGAGAGGGGTAACCTTTTATGATGCTGGAAGCAGAAGTTTCTATACTAAAGATGCTCCCGTAGAAGAGCCTGATGATCTGGTAGGAAAAAAAATAAGGGTAATGCCGAGCAATACTGCCATTAATATGGTAAAGGAGTTGGGCGGCTCTCCTACTCCTATCTCTTATGGCGAGCTTTACACAGCACTGCAACAGGGTGTAGTAGATGCAGCCGAAAATAACCCGCCTAGCTTTTACTTCTCACGCCATTACGAAGTCTGCAAATTTTACTCTCTCAATGAGCATACGGCCATTCCTGATATTTTGCTGATCAGCACTATTGTCTGGAATACCCTGAGCGAACAGGAGCAGCAATGGCTACAGGAAGCAGCAGAAGAATCTGCGGTCTATCAGAGAGAACTGTGGGCAAAATCTGAAAAAGAGTCTTTGGAAGCTGTAAAGGCGGCAGGAGTTACTATCACCTACCCAGATAAAAGTAAGTTTGCAGAAAAGGTAAAACCTCTTTACGAAACCTACAAAGACCAAGAGGAAGTCTACGACCTTATCCAGAGAATACAGGCAGTAAAGCCTTAA
- a CDS encoding chloride channel protein yields MGNDRFFLQLLIWRIKHISNRNFLLILSIIVGLLSGIAAVVLKESVHMIQSLLTSHFDYAYANYLYLAYPLLGILITVLLAKYYFREPFGHGITGILYAISRKSSNISRTKMYSNLLGSAITVGFGGSVGLEAPIVVTGSAIGSNIGRLVHLQSKKRALLIGCGTAGAISAIFNSPVAGVIFSIEVILTDITINAFIPLLISSVTGSLTSLLLLGDEILFSFKLEDTFTAGDTPYYFFLGIFCGLVSLYFTRTTYTIERYLKKIRSEYKRAIIGGLALGLIIFVFPPIYGEGYDFIKLMLAGNDQAIFDNSLFFQRFGNISILLLFILGLILIKPVASAVTIGAGGNGGIFAPSLFIGAVTGFFFAKFVNTIGVFGTISLSNFTLVGMCGLMSGILHAPLTAIFLIAEITSGYTLFVPLMLVSALSYSTILYFEKYSLYIKSLVKKGYLIPDDRDLQVLSLIDIKKLLETDLLTIRPDACLGDLVNLVRVSKRNIFPVVNENQELVGIVTLDDIRKIMFDKNAYENTQVSSLMHAPPDKISTNESMQQVMEKFEKTGAWNLPVLNDGKYMGLISKSRIFNAYRNKLTRQRKEF; encoded by the coding sequence ATGGGCAATGATCGCTTTTTTCTGCAGCTATTAATCTGGCGCATCAAGCACATCAGTAATCGTAACTTTTTGCTGATACTAAGCATTATCGTCGGACTACTTTCCGGCATAGCGGCAGTAGTTCTAAAGGAGAGTGTGCATATGATCCAATCTTTGCTCACCTCCCACTTTGACTATGCCTACGCCAACTATCTATATCTCGCTTATCCTTTACTAGGAATACTCATCACCGTTCTGCTTGCAAAGTACTATTTTCGCGAGCCCTTCGGACACGGTATTACAGGTATATTGTATGCTATTTCTCGTAAATCCAGTAATATCAGCCGTACCAAAATGTATTCTAACTTATTAGGTAGCGCCATTACTGTCGGTTTCGGAGGTTCGGTAGGTCTGGAGGCACCCATCGTAGTTACTGGTTCAGCTATAGGCTCTAATATTGGCCGGCTGGTACATTTGCAGTCTAAAAAAAGAGCCCTGCTAATAGGCTGTGGTACCGCAGGGGCAATTTCTGCCATCTTTAATTCACCTGTTGCGGGAGTCATTTTTAGTATTGAAGTTATTCTCACAGACATTACGATCAATGCCTTTATTCCCTTACTCATTTCATCGGTAACCGGTTCTTTAACTTCACTTTTGTTGCTGGGTGATGAAATTTTATTTTCCTTTAAATTAGAAGACACATTTACCGCTGGAGATACTCCCTACTATTTTTTTCTTGGGATTTTTTGCGGCTTGGTATCCCTTTACTTTACCCGTACCACCTATACCATTGAGCGTTACCTAAAAAAAATAAGAAGCGAATACAAAAGAGCAATTATTGGCGGACTGGCCCTTGGTCTAATCATTTTTGTGTTTCCGCCCATCTATGGTGAAGGTTACGATTTTATAAAACTGATGCTAGCCGGGAACGATCAGGCTATATTTGATAATAGTCTATTTTTTCAAAGATTTGGTAATATCAGCATACTACTACTTTTCATACTGGGGCTTATTTTAATTAAACCAGTAGCATCTGCCGTTACCATAGGGGCCGGAGGCAATGGAGGTATTTTCGCTCCATCATTGTTTATTGGAGCGGTAACTGGTTTTTTCTTTGCCAAATTTGTCAACACTATTGGAGTGTTCGGGACCATTAGCCTTAGCAACTTTACCCTGGTAGGTATGTGCGGTCTAATGAGTGGTATTTTGCATGCCCCTCTTACTGCTATTTTCCTGATTGCAGAGATCACCAGTGGCTATACACTTTTTGTTCCACTAATGCTGGTGTCTGCATTGTCGTATAGTACCATACTTTATTTTGAGAAGTACTCACTTTATATCAAATCACTGGTTAAGAAGGGTTACCTCATACCAGACGATCGCGATTTACAGGTATTAAGTCTGATAGACATCAAAAAGTTGTTAGAAACAGATCTGCTTACTATTCGGCCGGATGCCTGCCTGGGAGACTTGGTCAATCTGGTTAGGGTATCAAAAAGAAATATTTTTCCGGTAGTCAACGAAAATCAGGAGTTGGTAGGGATTGTAACCCTGGATGATATCCGTAAGATTATGTTTGATAAAAACGCCTATGAAAATACACAGGTTTCTTCCCTGATGCATGCACCACCTGATAAAATCTCTACCAACGAAAGTATGCAGCAGGTAATGGAGAAATTTGAGAAAACCGGTGCATGGAATCTACCGGTACTTAATGATGGTAAATACATGGGTCTAATATCCAAGTCGCGCATTTTTAACGCTTATCGCAATAAGTTAACACGCCAGCGTAAAGAATTTTAG
- a CDS encoding TRAP transporter small permease, which produces MKFKSTLDKILETVLVIIMAVMVINVLWQVGSRFILQSPSSFTDELARYLLIWLSILGASYVTGKRMHLSIDLLSQKLNPENRKKHNTIIYSIVAIFAFLAMVVGGSNLVYIVSSLGQTSPALEIPLSAVYIVLPIGGIIIIYYSIINILHPVKEEDSSISESLQ; this is translated from the coding sequence ATGAAATTTAAATCCACTTTAGACAAAATACTTGAAACTGTTTTGGTCATTATTATGGCCGTTATGGTCATCAACGTACTCTGGCAGGTAGGTAGCAGGTTTATCCTACAGTCTCCCAGTTCTTTTACAGATGAGCTGGCTCGTTACCTACTTATCTGGCTAAGTATTTTGGGTGCCAGCTATGTTACAGGTAAGCGTATGCATTTATCCATTGACCTGTTATCGCAAAAACTAAATCCTGAAAACAGAAAAAAGCACAATACAATTATCTACTCCATTGTTGCAATATTTGCTTTTCTGGCGATGGTAGTAGGTGGAAGCAATCTGGTATATATTGTTTCTTCTCTTGGGCAGACCTCTCCTGCTTTAGAAATTCCGCTTTCTGCGGTATATATCGTATTACCAATTGGCGGTATTATCATTATCTATTACAGTATTATTAACATTTTGCATCCGGTAAAAGAAGAAGATAGCTCTATCTCCGAAAGTTTGCAGTAA